The window attattttttaaaatctttcTTATGGTCTAGAATGAAGAAAAATTACTTTGCACAAGAACAAATATATTATGCATGAATTTATAAGATAGACATTAGGAACTTTGTCAAAGAGTGGAGAGAGGAATTCTACCCTATCATCTTACTAGTAAGAGTCAAGATTTTTACTAGATAAATAGACATAAAACTTTTTTGTTTAGAATTGTAGGGTTTAATTTCACAAATAGAATTGTAGGGTTgaccaaaataatttttttagataaaattaattaagtATACAAATAAGATTCATGCAACAGTAACAACCTTAATGATTTAACATCTCCTGAGTCACAAACAGAATACACAACAGTAACAAACTAATCAACACCTTTCCACAACACACCAGGAGAAAAAAATGACAACTCAGGCATGTCTCTTAGTTTGTGAGGCAGATTTCAGCAAGCCTCTTATAAACATGGATCAACAGTCTACCTCAATGATGCTAAGCTGCTGCTGTAGGTTACCGGTAGTAAATCCGCTAATAGGATAAGGTGAACAGATGAACAGTGCAAACTGTTACAAGCTCCAGCATTAGATTCTTCACAATTCCCCTCAACATCACCAGTCTTCTGAGGTCTCTCCCTTTGGTTAGAATTTGTGGTAGCAATTACCTTGGTTGATGAAGTCCTGTAAAAAGAAACAACTCAATCATAAAAGTTCAGACATTGTGTCTATTACTTCCATGTTCCGAATTTACAATTCCTGATGTAAGGGACAGAATTTATTGGTGTATAAATCAACTTACCAGTAGCACAAATagtaaaaaggtaaaaaaaaaaaaaagtagctcAAGCAGCACAAGATGACGATAAAAGAGTACAGTTGCATAGAAAAATCCACCAGAATTCAAGTGACCAAATATATATGTGAAAACAGATTAATAATGGAAAAACCAAATCCATATGCACTTTTAATCAGAGGATGCTAACATGAACATAGATAGTAGATAAATACTAAATTTGAAGATCGTATCTTTTTATAACAGATATGAATATGATCTAGATATGCATCATATTCATATCAGATATAGATATTACAAATTAAATTTTGGACAGATATCAACATTAGTCCAATTTAGGATAGATACAGATTAGGATACATATCAATTAGAATGAATAGTTCCAAAGATTAGTAACAACACTGTCATTAGTATTTTTAGCAAGACAAAAGATATTGATATTGTTGAACAGGGTTCAGTAAGGGAAAATGTATGCACTACAAAATACCTTTCCAGAACAAATGGGAAAAAAAATGattaacaataaatgagaaagatTGAATATCAAGATGAAGATGTGTATAAGACCAAAGAAATAAGGTTTACTGGAATCTTGCTAGGAGTGTAGAAAGATTAAGAGGATGAGTGATCAAGTGAGCGCTTTAAGTCCATTTCAACTTGATGAATCGTCCATTGCATGCCTTCCAGTTTCTGCATCAGAATAATTGTAGTTACCACTAAAGTTATTTAGCAGCAATCAGACTTAAAGAGAATAAACTAAACATGTACCTTTACAATGTCATGATATTGTCTAGCAATTGTATCAAAATGGGGATCAACACCTTGATACTCGCGTAGACGGGTGACCTGACAGAAATATGAATATGCATCCACTTCAACATAGATGTGGTAACATAAGTGAAAGaaaattgtaaaagagatgcttgaacaaCAAGCAACATAATGAGATTGAAGATATATAATCATGACTTTGGTTGCACTCTTAATTATCAACAGACAAAATCTAAACAAGTACAAATCAACCATAGGTAGTCGTCATTATTCCATAGAAATAGTACATGATGAAAGGAACCAATAGAAAAGGTTGagtgatatattattttataattggcTTAATGAGAACAAACATTCTTTGATACTTCATTAGTTATTACAACCATGCATGTTACGATAACTCAAACAAAAGGCTGTCACACACAAAATCCTATATCCTCAGCATGTGCATCGTTGATTCCATGTCTCTCTTGCAGAAAAATGATATGTGGATCACTCAACATGGGAATCAAAATTTGGCAAGGATCGTTACAATCATGGATCTGGCACCATGTAAAAGAAGCATGTTGGACAGACAAACTATACCTTTAATTCCTAGATGAATAAAATAATCTGGTAGCTCGTTGGGTCCAACTATTCTTCCAAGTGATTCTAGAACTTTCATTATGACAGCTGCAATTGTATCTTTTGACTAGTTCACCATTTACTGCCTATTGATGTTTAAATTTGTCTAGTTTCTAGTTACCAGGAATCAAAATATGAATAATTGTCAAGTAACAAGAGAAAAAGTATGACAATTCACATGAAGTATTTTGCCAGCAAATCAACATGTTAATTTTCAACATATAATAAAAGGTTCTCCTTCAATTTTTGCacgaaaaaaataatgaaaacttTCTAATAGACTGAGAGCAACATACTGCTTTGTTGTAAGCAATGGATGCTTCTTCTGTTGCTTCTATTAGATAATTCCTGCAGGATGAGGTAGTTCATTAGGTAAATGTTAAGCCATTGCAACCAAAGCATGGAACAAGTGTTTTTCAATTACCTTATCTTACGGAGGGCTGGAACAGAGTCCTTGGTGTAAGTGTCACGCAAGAGAAGATGTTCAAGGACACTGAGATTAAAAGTGGAAGATATAGAGAACCAAATGGAAATCTTTAAATTAGAAAAGAATAGAAAAGAACTATGCTACTAGAGTTGATTTTGCCATTTTATATATAAGAACACATGAACTCTAATATTGACAACTATTAAATATTGGCATGTTATAATATTCTGAGGTGATAAGCAACAAAGAAAGGCTATAGAATTGTATCCCAGTAATAATTCTTATGTTTAGCGTATCAGTCAAAATTAGCAAGTAGATAATAGGTTGTCAATAAAAACACTTGGGATTTATACACGATGCGCATGAGATGAAATCTAAGGATACAAGACTATAGAAGGTCAAATCTAATGATACAAAAAGGAATAGTGTAGGTAATcatgccaaataaataaataaaaccccCATACTAAGTGACGAAACACCAAGTATGATTTTGATAACTGCTGGAAAAGTGGTTCTcatattatgtgataaaagacGTTAGGATTCATGAGAATTGCATTTTCATAAGAAAGTCGAAATTCATCTGCAGCTTTTATATTTCTCCTGCATTTTGGAAGCTTTTTTCCACAATAGAATAATTTAActtcatatattatattttacacCCAAAAACCAACAGTTGGTATCCACAGCTGTTCTAAAAATGTACCTGGTGATGTTTTCTCCCTGCTGGCATGTTAAGTTATATGCACACTTTGAGAAAAACACTTCACCCTTCAGCATAGCAAGGTATTCTTCCATCTCCCTAAGCTACCTAATTCCAGAAAACCGATAGGTTGTCCCAGTTGCAAGATCTTATATAGTAAAACACAAGATAGAGATTTCTACCCCAAAAGAGCCTTATATATTTTGGAACAATACCTTCTTACAGATTGAAAAAGACAAATAATCAGCATTGCTGCACAACAAGGTTCTCCTAAGCCCAGTCTGTTAAATACTTGCTAACTTCATTATGAGCTATAGCTGTTTAGTTTTAGCATCCATTGAAGGATGCTACACATCATGGAAATAGTTCAGATGTGGTTTAGTTATGTCCATGGTCATGTCATTAAACATATGATTCTCTCTTGTCCTttgaaattaggaaaaaaaataacAGATACGTGTTTGAATAATTGAATGTTCAGTATGTAAATGTTAATTAGTATGTATAGGTCTGATCAGTACTTCAAATAATATGTTTGAATGTTCACAAGATGCAAATAAGTAGGAAACATTTTGGGGTATCTTAAAAGAAGGAACGGATAATAAAAACTGCATAGACAGACCTAAGTTTGGCATTCATTGTCTGACACCTCTTACATAGCCAAGTTTTCCTTAACTCATCCTGTTTCATAAAAGAAATTAATATGATAACACCAATGTCTTGGAGAAGAGAACTAGCAAATACTTCCATTGAAGAAATATGATTCAACTGTATGATAATCTCAGGAAGCACATGAGTAGGCTTACATATTGATGCTGATGTTGCAGCTTCAGATCCTTGACAAACTTAATAAGAACCCCCAGTATCTGCTCCAAAACCTTTGCATGTAATGATGTTTAGAAATCATGCATGCCAATCTTAAATAATCCATCAGTAGAAATACAAcatgaaaaatagaaagaaaaaggcataaatgaaATTTATTACATACATTGTAATGCTCTGCAAACTTCCTATCCATTGAATACAGATCCTCTAGCAACACAGCTTCTTCCTTCTCAACCTCCTCAATTATTAATTTTACCCTGAGACAAAGTTAGATAGctttaaaagaaaatataaaccAAAGTCACTACAAGTATCTACTGTGATTCTTTGACATCAGAGCATTTATCATGCATTAAAATTGTAGCTACAATAGACTCATAGTTAGGCTCAGACCATAGAATCACACTTTCACGGCAGCAACATGAGAGGCCCATTTCAATAGAAGGGTTTTTTCTTTTCCTACCAGACGCAGAATTCAACTTCAACTTCAGTTCATCAAATTAAAAGTCACTTCAACTTTATAAAACTCAAACTCAAGGTCCCTTGACTCCTTGTTTTATTGTCCGAAAGTCAAGATACTGGAAAAGTCCCACTAATGAAGTTGTGAAAGGGAAACTAGTCAGACCAATATGTACCAAGTGGTAATCACTGGTCCAGCCAAGTACAGGTATCAAGAAGTATAGCTCAATACTGGTACATGTactgttcatttttaattttgttcATGATACCAATAGTATGGTTTGATAAACCTTCTGGTTTACATACCAGTGACATTCTGATAGGTTACCAAAATCAGTAAAAGATTGATATTAAAACCTTGGTTGGATTTGTTTGATAAAGCCATATTTGATTATTAATTTGTTCAGATCATgtcacaattttttttaaaattgtttCTGTCTTCTAAATATGCTAAAGTAACTAGACATTGTTCTGGCTTGGTCAAGAAAACTGAAACACTGCAAGAATTTCATTCAAGACTTTGCTTCACCTCCCCATGACTGGCTTTGGAGCTCTCCCAACTTAAGTCCAGTCAAGACAAGTGGAACCTTTACATGAAGATGGACTTCCTCCAATCTGTTCCATTTCTGAGGCACAACCTGTGTTCCTGCTTCATCTTCTTTGTATTTTAATATTGCAGTTTTTTGTTGACTGTACAAGTCATTTGTATGCCTATAGAAAAATAGACAACCAAAACTATGATGCCTTAATAACATTAATATTGTTAAACCACAACATGATTTCCATATATCCGGATGACCTCACCATTAAAAGCACTTATGGAACTACCCTTTTCCTGAATCCTGACCCTTCAAAATtgtttaataaattaattttatttccaCAGACCttttaggaactttatctatcttCCATCACAAGTGTCATTACTCCTAAAAGAAAAGTACAGTAAAGGTGTAAAACAACCAAGCCAACACTGCCATTTAAAGGTGAGTATCATGGTTCAAAAGTTCAGAACCAAAGATCATTGGATCGGTGAAGGGTACAACCATCACCATGATATTTCATTGTTATCATCATCCAAGACTTTTTTCCATCAGTATTATAAGCATCAATTCAAAGATGTGAAAGCAACATTTCAAAAATATTCAAACAAAGCACTATGTGCAAAACATGTAGAAGTTAAAGACAAATAAGTACCATCATATAGATAAAAGAATCACCTTTCTGGAAGCCGAGCACTTGAAATTTGAGTTATGGAAGAGGAGTCTGCCGAAAAGGCATGTGCATGCCCATAGTAGAGTTATTACATAAGCGTGCAATACACAAACTCGAAGATGCACTCAGAATCTGACTTACCATTGTCATCCATCGCAAACATATCAGCTAATATTTCACATTTAGCTTTTAAGCGAGATTCAATTTCCCAAACAAGGGATCTCTGGTATTCTGACGGGTCCTAAAAACACAGCCACATTCAAGAGATATCAGATGAGGTATGAAAAAACATGCTAATATGAATTTTGCAGAATCATGAGAAGAAACACAACCTATAGACATGCTTCAATATTGAAAATTTGAAACCATCAATttcaagcatgaacataccatggCCATGACAGGATGCTGTTGTTGGACTTGCCATAGAAAACCtggtgttattccaagaaaacgaTTTGGTACTCCACCAACTCCTGGTTCAACAATATCGGAACTACTCGGTGGACCAGTGAAACCCAAGATACCGCTGCTGCTATTTGTATAACTGTTGTTATAGTATGTTGAATTTGAGTTTGTGCTCGGAGTTACACTCGTACTAGTGCTGTCAATAGAACTTCTTGAGATCATACTCAGTTTCTCTATCTCCTCCTCATGAATTTCACCATCTTTAGATAGAAGAGGAAGTCTTAATCTTTGAGAAGCCTCTGCGACTGCTAACCAATGTTCAAGGGACTCACAAACCTGAATTCACTGGGATGAATTAAATTCTTTCTTTTAACAGAACAATAACGCATTAATTTACATGCAGAGCAATCTAACTTTGACATAGAGTATCTTGAATGCTCTAATAATGTTCTTTTCAATTTGATACAACAATTGCCTTTTGCTGGAAATACTATACAAAATTGAGACACATCAGCAATCCATTATTCAATTCTAACAACCCAAGCCAAGAGGAGTAGGATGATCCACAAAAGTAGCAAGTTAGTAGCTGAACAAAAAATATAACTTTCAGAACTTACACATCCATCTTATATTGTATAGTGATTGGTCTCAAGCTGCATCAGAGCTGGAACATTCGCTTTTGAGATGAATATTCTCTGATTACTTGATAGTTTATAATTTATAAGCCTTGATCAAGTATATCGTTCATAAATTGCATGTATTAGAGCCTTAAGAAAATCATAATTCCATAATTAACAGAGTTGACACAAAAAATCTGATCATAAATCCAGTCTAAGCTTTTGATATGGACTCAATTTTTTATCTCACTTGCATCTCGACAATAAAGTCCATCAATCAAAACCTCGGTCTACATTTTATGTACAGAACAATGCCACAGTTAACCAGTTAGTTATTTGAAAAGCCAACCTACCTCCACTGAAATGATTCAGCAATGTGAAGAATGACTACCACCCCTTTCATTGCCATCTCATCAAATGGCAAGCTCAAAAGCGGAAACATAAAAAAAGCAAGCCAAATACAAATGATTGAAAAGTTTATATCCAATTTAAATTGCCCATTCAAATCTCCAACTATTTGTTTGTATTGATAAGCAGCCCTCCTCAAGACATGGAAAATGTAATATACTAATCATGCAAGAATAACAAGGTCACTCATATACAAGCATCAAGAACTAACCTTCCCTAAGAATGCAAGCGTTATAGTTACACACCTAGCAACAGAAGTAATGTCTAATATGTCTAATTCCCAATCGTACAACAAGTTCCGAGATCAAACCAGAGGGGAGCAATTCAGCCCGAGCTGAGGTTGTAAAACGGGAATGTCTTTAACCCCTCCGATATTTGCTGCAGAAACCGCCTGCTGATACTCTTCAACTACCGCAATCGCCTCGCAGTAAACCGCCTGCACAAGCCCAATTCACGGTAAATGAACCAAGAAACCCTAAACTCCAAGTTTCACGAGAAACCTAACCATGGCTTCCAAGTACCGCATCCGCTCTCGCGACATCTCCTCCCTCGCCTGCCACCAGATCCATAAAATGCACCAAATAAAGGGATAATTGAGAGGTAAAAAAACGATACTGCGAAAGCGAATCTTTTGTTCTCTCCATGTGGATTTGGCGGAGGGATTACGAGTTGGAGATCGGAGAAGGCGGCTTTGGAGACATGGGAACCGTCCGGAGCGAGGCAATGGCGCTCGAGCTGGTCTACGAGATGGGCCACGTCGACCGGCAGATTCTGTGTCTGCGGGCTCTTCGCCATCGGACTCGGCGAGCGAGCGGGCTGACGGGAGTCGAGAAGAGAAAATGGAAAGCAACGAAGAGAGCAGGAGAATAAAAGGTtctatttaaattttgttttcgaaTCATTCGTACCACCACTGCAGCGAATTGGGGTACGACATCAACGTGGCAAGATCTGCTGGCATATCGCTCGCGACCCCACACCGGTCCATGTCCTGGATTATGATACTAATAATTATTAGTGGACAGTTATATTTCGCATGAAAATTTAATTAAGTCCTTTACGAaaataactattttttatttaaattattaatcaaaatatttaaataaaaaattattataatacacTCATTAGGTGTATATAAGACAATCATAGTTATTGTTTGTTTTGGATGTGGGATTAATTGGGATGTTAAAAAGATAGCTTTGACATCAAGATATTACTTAGACACTAATGAGACTTTGGTCCTAGCTTTTGGACTCCACTAGATAACCAATGGTAGGCACGTCCTCTGGATAACTCTATTTCCATCCACTACATAAACTGCATACAAATTAATGTAATATTTATTGTAAGAAATTATCCTAATGACAGAGGAGTCTTATGTGcacattaaataataaaataaaaaagaatattgtGTTGTtggatattttagatattttaaattttataattcattTAAATACGTATAGTGATTCATAAGTATTTTGTATGTAATTATTTAGATATACAGATATACTCTATTAAAAATTAGAATGGCAAAAAGATGGACAAGTGTATGATGCAGTTGGCGTCCACGTGGCAGGATTGAGATCAACAGCTGCTCCGTCTTCCACATCCCACATCCACATCCCAGTATCCCCTCCCCGCCTCTTCAAGTTGAGTGCGACAAAGGAGAGCGGAGAGCAGAATCGTCCTTCCCCTCGATCCATCACATTAGATtgacgaagaggaggaagaataaCGAAAGAGACGCGACACGAGATCTCCGATGGCATCGAGGCTCGGCTCTCTCCCTCCACAGCTCGCCTCTACGTCTCTCCATCACCACCGGCACCATCTCCGCCCCCCGCAGTGCTCCGGGCAGGCTTCCCTCTCCTGGCGCCGCGCGGTAGCGCCAGCGCAGCTCGATCTCATCTCTGTTTCTACATCTCCGGGCAAGATACCGAAACCCTTCTCCTCTGTAACGTATCTATCATCGTTTGGGTTGCTAAATATCCCGAGGGAACGATGAGAATTTCCGGCTATCGTCTGTTTCCATTCACcggttgaagtatgtttgcctcgaTGTAAATGCTTTTTATATAATGCTATGAAGCATAGCTTTGTAGGACGGGAGTCCCATTGAAAATCGTGGGAGATTTTGTTGGAGATCAAATTAAACTTTAATTAGGTATGTATGCACTGTTGGAGTTTGAATTTTATTAGTTAGAAGTTGATCAAGATGTGAATACTACTTTTGATTTGATAAGTAGAGTTGAGGAGTGAAGTTTGAGTATGAGATAAAGTTGTTTTCACAGATTCAGAGTACTACTGATGCAGGGAATGAATGCTTATATTGGTGAAATGGTGAGAGTGAAGAATTTTTAGTTTGCGTGTCTATTCTTCTctcttttattatatttcttcTTTGTGAATTATTTGAGCCTACCACCTCCCATGGGGATCTGTTTTCTCTTTCCTTTGTGTTTTTAACCTAGTCATATGATTTTCCCATTACAGATTTAATCTCAACTGACTTGTTTCGCATTGtaaaatatgtcaaaccatcttagATGGCTTTATGAAAGTATATGTTGATACTAAAGTCTGAAAAGGAAGGATGAAGGTTTTCTTTATGAAAAGATCAGAGAAATATATCAAGTGGACATGACAATCACTAGAGACTGACTGGTGAAAGAAAAATGAGAGCATGGAAATAGTGTGAAAGGTGCAACAGAAACTAGGGTTTGTCCTTGGCAACCCAATTTTGTGCTCATGGTTAAGAACACAGTAGTTAAAAGTTCAAACTTAAAACTTAAAGCCAACTAATGCAGGAGCTAATGTAGGACAAGTGACATCATTGAGCTGCATCTTTGTTCGATTGGTAAAGTTGCAACTTCCAACATAATGAATGTgtataagaatgaaatataaatatcaacaatATATTTCTGTTTTCCAGGCATTCTTCTTCAATCTGCACTCAATCTAATTAATTGGTTTAGCAAACTTCTTGAATAAAGCTTGTGTCCAAGTTTATGGTACTAAACTTGgtggatattttttttaatgctttATATGTAAATTTAGACTGGCAGGATAATGCTTAAGCTTACTTTGCATGTCAATATGTGAAATTTGTggtgtaatatatatattttttacttttacaTTCATCTTTCTTAAatgcatatttttctttttctgataTTATTTTCATCCTTTTCTTGTTCATTTAATTAATTCAGGCAGATGTTTTGCACCACTGCTGGTTAAATGTAATGCTCAGACAGCTGTTGCGACAAGCCTGTCACAGGGAACTCCTGTTAGACCAACGAGCATACTGGTGGTTGGGGCTACTGGAACTCTGGGACGCCAGGTTGTTAGAAGGGCATTAGATGAAGGCTATGATGTTAGATGTCTTGTAAGACCTCGAccagctcctgcagacttcctgcGGGATTGGGGTGCTACAGTTGTCAATGTAAGACCTCGACTAGCTTTTCACAAATGACTGTTGCAGGGTTTTATAAAAGGTCACTAGATGTTGCTGCTAACTTTCTTTTGTTAGATGCATAATGCCTTGAAAATCCTATGACTTTTGGTTGTATAACTCATGCATGATGCTTTGATGGCATTCTGGCTTCTTCTAGATGTGAATATCCATGTTGACGGACTTCTTGCTATATGTTTGACCTAATTATGAACTATTTCACAGTCAGGCATACCTGGACAGGAGATTTTATACTCAGGACAACACTCATTTTGATGTCACATGTTAAAATTTAtacattcttttgtttctttgttaATTTCATCGGATATATCTAATTATTGATACAATTTATATTTGTCCGTGCTTACCTCTGTACTTAACCATGTTTGAACAGGGTGATCTCAGCAAACCAGAGACCATACCTGCAACTCTTGTTGGTGTCCACACGGTAATTGATTGTGCAACTGGACGCCCAGAAGAGCCTATCAGCACAGTATGTTGTTTATAGTTATCTTTTTTCTTGGAATCTATTCTATAACATTAAGAATGAACCTGATTATAAGAATATTGGTACATGTATGAGGGCACCACAAATTGACATCATAGGTATTGGTCACCAGTTTCCTTTATTATTCTTTGTTACATTTATATTTGGAAGtcattataataaatttatattttcaatGTCTCACTACTATTATCATTATCTGGACTTTAATAGGTGGAAGCCATTTAAATAGAAAATAACAAAGAAATGGTTATAACTGAATTTCTAGTACCTTGTTTAAGTTTGAGGTGTGGATTCTTATTAAGAACCTGCAAATGGCCTTACAGGCAAGAATTTCCATGTCAATTAGGTTTGAAAGAACCGTGCCACAAAGTTATCGGCATGTCCAACCCATGCTGTAAGTGCCATCATATGGCTAGGTCAATTGCTTTGTACCAACCAACATGGAAGTGTGCCAACATGGAATCTTACTATGCCAAAAACTTACTGACATGCCTTGTACCACACACATGATAATCTTTTGTTCTCCATTTAGATAGTCGAGGGAAAATATTTGCCTTACAAGGGAAACATTTCCATATTTTTGGCATCCATTTGTTGTAACCCTGTTTGTACTTAAATAGTATTGCTCTTTCGCTATTTCCTTTAAGTCACTGTATAATCTCTGATAGGCACTTCAATTGCATAGCTTATGCTGTTTTGCATAATCCAATAACCTGTTCACATATTTCTAAATTTGTATACTTGGTTTGTTGTTATACCTAGGTTTAATGTCTTTTTTACTTATGTAGAGCAATAAGTTTAATGTACATTAATGTACATTGGTGTCTATTCAGAGTAACGTATATAACCTGACCTGTTGGACATAGATGATAACCAGGAAATTTGCACTTTCTTCTTATATTTGTTATTGACAATTGACATTATGATTGTATGATTGGGCCCATCTAATTATTTCATTCTCATTAGGTAGATTGGGAAGGAAAAGTTGCTCTAATCCAGTGTGCAAAAGCCATGGGCATTCAGAAGTATGTATTCTATTCTATCCACAATTGTGATAAGCATCCTGAGGTACCTTTGATGGAAATCAAGCATTGTACTGAGAAATTTCTTCAGGATTCTGGTCTAAACTACCTTATAATTCGATTATGTGGCTTCATGCAGGTATTTTCTTAACAAATACAATTTTTATTATGAGTGTGTTCTCCACTAAGAACTCCAGTAACATTTTTCTTGGATAAGTCAAAATTAGTTTGCTAGATGAGGATCTTAAAATTGGACTTCTCTGTTCTTAggttatattaaatatataaaaaaatcaattttcaacAAAGTTCCTGTCATTAAGATTTAAACTATGCTGATATCTTGAAGATTTTTGTGTACCTTCACAAAAATAGACATAGTATATATATCTTTTGTAGTGCTACACATCTGTTATAGCATCAACATTCGGAAGATAAATCTTTCGCTTGATTGTACCTACCTTTTTAAAATATCATCTTTTACAATATAGTTTCATGTGTTTGTTACTGCTGTCCTTATTGTTCCATATGAATAGCAAATGAGGAGCTACTAGTACATTATTGTATAACCGGAAATCAATATATGGACAAAATGATACTCTTAC of the Musa acuminata AAA Group cultivar baxijiao chromosome BXJ2-10, Cavendish_Baxijiao_AAA, whole genome shotgun sequence genome contains:
- the LOC135624511 gene encoding AUGMIN subunit 4-like; the protein is MAKSPQTQNLPVDVAHLVDQLERHCLAPDGSHVSKAAFSDLQLAREEMSRERMRYLEAMAVYCEAIAVVEEYQQAVSAANIGGVKDIPVLQPQLGLNCSPLVCESLEHWLAVAEASQRLRLPLLSKDGEIHEEEIEKLSMISRSSIDSTSTSVTPSTNSNSTYYNNSYTNSSSGILGFTGPPSSSDIVEPGVGGVPNRFLGITPGFLWQVQQQHPVMAMDPSEYQRSLVWEIESRLKAKCEILADMFAMDDNDSSSITQISSARLPERVKLIIEEVEKEEAVLLEDLYSMDRKFAEHYNVLEQILGVLIKFVKDLKLQHQHQYDELRKTWLCKRCQTMNAKLSVLEHLLLRDTYTKDSVPALRKIRNYLIEATEEASIAYNKAVTRLREYQGVDPHFDTIARQYHDIVKKLEGMQWTIHQVEMDLKRSLDHSSS
- the LOC135624514 gene encoding protein HIGH CHLOROPHYLL FLUORESCENCE PHENOTYPE 244, chloroplastic-like — protein: MASRLGSLPPQLASTSLHHHRHHLRPPQCSGQASLSWRRAVAPAQLDLISVSTSPGRCFAPLLVKCNAQTAVATSLSQGTPVRPTSILVVGATGTLGRQVVRRALDEGYDVRCLVRPRPAPADFLRDWGATVVNGDLSKPETIPATLVGVHTVIDCATGRPEEPISTVDWEGKVALIQCAKAMGIQKYVFYSIHNCDKHPEVPLMEIKHCTEKFLQDSGLNYLIIRLCGFMQGLIGQYAVPILEEKSVWGTDAPTRIAYMDTQDISRLTFIAMRNEKINKELLTFAGPRAWTTQEVITLCERLAGQDANVTTVPVSILKFTRQLTRLFQWTNDVADRLAFSEVLSSDIVFSVPMTETYDLLGVDQKDIVTLERYLQDYFTNILKKLKDLKAQSKQTDIFL